TTGGAAACAAGACAATCGGTGCCAAAGTCAACGGAAAAATGGTCACGCTGGATTACAAATTGAAGACCGGCGATATTATTGAAATCCTGACATCCAAGCATTCATATGGACCGAGCAAAGATTGGCTGAAGCTTGCTCAGACTTCACAGGCTAAAAATAGAATACGAACCTTTTTCAAAAAGCAGAGAAAAGAAGAAAATGTGGAAAAAGGAAAAGAGCTTGTTGAGCGGGAGATTCGCAATATGGATTTCGACCTGAAGGAAATTTTGACATCTGATAATGTAAAAAGGGTCGCAGAGAAATTCAATTTTGCCACAGAGGAAGATATGTATGCTGCTGTTGGCTATAACGGAGTAACGGCACTTCAGGTTGCCAACAGGCTGACAGAAAAATGGCGCAAGAAACGCGATCTTGAACAAACCTCCGATATTACAAATGCTGTTTCGGAACTGAAGACTTTTCCATCTGCCAAAAAACGCGAATCCGGTGTCCGGGTTTCAGGCATTGATAACCTGCTGATTCGCCTTTCCCGCTGCTGTAATCCTGTCCCCGGAGATGAAATCGTCGGGTTTATTACAAAGGGCAGAGGAGTTTCTGTACACCGTGATGATTGTCCTAATATTGAAACGGATGATGCAAAACAAAGGCTCATCCCGGTTGAGTGGGAAACAGCCTTAAATGACCGGAAAGAATACAATGTTGAAATTGAAATTACCGGTTATGACCGCAGGGGATTATTAAATGAGGTCCTTCAGGCTGTTAATGAAACGAAAACCAACATTTCAGCTGTATCAGGACGATCAGACCGCAATAAATCAGCAACGATTAATATGTCCATTGCCATACACAATGTCAGCCATCTGCAAAAGGTTGTGGATCGGATTAAACAAATCCCTGATATTTATGCAGTAAGAAGGATTATGAACTAAAGGGAGCAGATAGAATGCGTGTTGTAGTGCAGCGAAGCAAAGAAGCCAGCGTAACGGTGGACGGCAAAACCGTCGGAAGCATAAAAAAGGGGTTTGTTTTGCTCGTTGGAGTCACCCATGAAGATAAGGAAGAGGACGCAGCTTTTCTGGCTGATAAAATTGCCAATCTTCGCGTCTTCGAAGATGAAAATGGCAAAATGAATTTTTCCCTGCTGGATCAGGAAGGTGAAATTCTTTCGGTTTCCCAGTTTACTTTATATGGAGACTGCCGGAAGGGCAGACGGCCCAATTTCATGGAAGCGGCTATCCCGGCGCATGCCGTAAATATCTATGATGCTTTTAACCGGTATTTAGAAGCTAAAGGCCTGAAAGTAGAAACAGGTGTATTCGGGGCCATGATGGATGTTCAGTTAACCAACGATGGACCCGTTACGTTAATTTTAGAAAGCAAGTAAGTTAATTTATAACGAAACGCAAAAAAGCCCCGGCACCCAAAGTAGGATGCCGGGGCTTTTTGCTAATTTTTGAAATAGCGGGCAAGTCCCTGATAAATTCCTGCTGTTGCTGATTGCTGATACTGTGCAGAAGAAATCAGGGCCTCTTCAGCCGGATTGCTCAGATATCCAAGCTCGATGAGAACTGCATTGCGTTTATTCTCTCTTATCACATGATAATCTCCAGCTCTATAGCCCCGATCTCTCAGGTTTGTCATGGCTATTACATTGGAGTGGATATTGGCTGCAAGTTCCTGTTGAAAAGGATGATAATAATAAGTAGTCGCTCCTCTTGCAGTGCGATCTGGCGTGCTGTCATAATGAATGCTGATGAAAGCATCTGCATTATGATAATGTGAAATGCCTACTCTGGAAGGAAGCGGCAAATAGGTATCTCCGCTTCTGGTAAGAATAACATTTGCACCTGCAGATCTTAATTTGTCTGCGAGCAATTGAGCGGTCCTGATTGTAATATCTTTTTCACGAGTCCCTCGTGCCCCTGTTGTCCCGTTATCACGGCCACCATGGCCGGGATCAAGGACGATTGTTTTATTTTCCAGGTGCTGTTCTGCTCCCGGTTTTGTTACTGCAGGTGCAGATCCTTCAACCTTGACGATCCATCCTGCTACAAAACCCGTCCCGCCGTTTGGAAGGCGGACTTCATACCAATCATCATTCAGGCTGATAATTTCAAAGCTGTCCCCTTTATTTGCCCTGTGAATGACAGATGACTGGCTGCTGGCTTTTTTCTAATATTTGATCCGTTATGTAATATAATTGCAGAACTGCCGTTTACACTCTGCTGGGAAGAGCCGGAATTTTTCTCGGCTGTTATGTCTATGAACCAGCTTGCTACCCATCCATAAGAACCAGTCTGATATTCAATTTTTGCCCAATTATCAGCTTGCTCAAGAATAGGAAAGGTTTGGCCTTTTGTAACAGAACCAATCGGTTTCCCATTTAACGATCCTTTATTCCTAACGGTTAAAGAAGTTGCCGTAACAGTGCCGGTTTTCCCGGACGCCGACTGTTTTGGCTTGCTTTCTGATTGTGAGGATTGAACCGCAATATATTGGCTGCTGATCCATCCGGCATTGCCCGAGAAAGAGATTTCTGTCCAGCTGTCATTTTGAGAAATAACAGCTACTGTCTCCCCCGAATTTAGTTTGCCGATGACGTCACTATTAAGCGATGGCCTGTTTCTTACATTCAAGGAGTTTGCCGTGATTTTCCCGGTTTGGCTGCTGCTTGATGAATTTTTCTTTTGGCTGCCGCTGTATTGGACGAATTCATTTGCGACCCATCCATCTCCATAAGGTGTTTGGATCTTAACCCAGCTTCCTTCTGTGCTCATGACCTTATAGGCTGTTCCTTTCTGTATAGTTCCCAGGACACCGTAACTTGTGCCAGGTCCCTTTCTCACCCTCAGGCCATCTGTTGTGATGATTGCCTGGGAATTTGAACTGGCTGCTTTTTCTCCTCTCTGACTGGTGGTCATATCGGAAACAAGCCAGCTGGCCACATAGCCGTTTTCCCCCTGGAAATTAATTTTAATCCAATCTCCTTCACGGGAAAGAGCGTTAAATTGATCTCCTTTCTGGGCTTGTCCCAGAATGGGGTAGCTTAAGCCTGGGCCTTGACGGACGTTAAGATTATTTGTGGGGATTGTTACAGAACTGTTTTCAGCTTTAACCTGTGTTTCCGCCTGTGTTATGCCAGCCAAAAGCATAAGACATATCACGAGAATAAGTGGTTTTTTCTTCAACAGGCCGCCTCCTTTCATAATTAAAATCCTTATTAAAAGAAAAACAAACAAGGTGCTGGCAGTCAAGATAACTTTGGTCCTAGAATACTTCTGCATCTTGTGCAATTTCCCTTCTATTATCGGTTTATCAGCAATCATTTTTAGCTGGGAATTAAATTTGTCCTGTTATGAAACATTTCATCTGAAAATGGAAAGAATAGAACAGACTATAAAAAAAGGGTGAGCACTATGAGATTTGGTGAAAAAGGGATGTCTGCACAATCTGGTGAAAATCAGCTGTTCGGGGTGGATTTTCATGATTTTATACAAAGAGAACAAAACTCAAACATGATTGAACTCGCATCAGAGTTTGGACTATCTCTCAAGGATGTCAGGAAACTGAAAAAAAGCTGGAACGATCATAACATGTTTTTAGTCTTGACATTGATGAAAATGCTCCGTATTATAATATAAATAAAATGACAATTACAATTAAATGTCTAGCTGCAGCGCCTGACCAAGGCGTTTCTGCTTTTCGATAAACCATTGATGGAGAAGAGTAGTTAAACCCCACATGAAAAGAGAGAGTGCCGCCCGGCTGAAAGCATTCTCACATGATGATTTAACGAAAGAACACTTCGTAGGTTTCTCTCTGAAAAAGGCGTGATCTTTAGTAGGAGCTGAACGTTAACAGGCGTTAACTGTAAAAGAGGAAGTCTATATATTGGCTTCAACTAGGGTGGCACCACGGGAAAACCAAACTCTCGTCCCTTGTATTTAATATACAAGGAGGCGGGAGTTTTTTTATTTTGTCGATGCTTTCGATTATGGCCTATTTATTAGCTAAAGCGTAAAGGGTCAATAAATTATACATAGTTATCATTTTGCATTAGGAGGTAATTTTCATGTCTATCCGAATACCGAGGGGAACGCAGGACATTTTGCCGGGGGAAGTTGAAAAATGGCAATTGATAGAAAAAAAGGCAAGGGAACTTTGTGAGAAATTTCAATATCGTGAAATCAGAACACCTATATTTGAACATACGGAATTATTTCTGCGCAGTGTTGGAGACACGACAGATATTGTTCAAAAAGAAATGTACACGTTTGAAGACCGCGGCGGACGAAGCCTGACACTTCGTCCTGAAGGAACGGCTTCTGCTGTAAGGTCATTCGTTGAACATAAAATGTACGGTGATGCGAGCCAGCCTGTAAAGCTTTATTATATGGGACCAATGTTCCGTTATGAACGCCCCCAGGCAGGACGTTTTCGCCAGTTTGTCCAATTCGGCGTCGAAGCGATCGGCAGCGCGGATCCGGCAATTGATGCGGAAGTTATCGCACTGGCAATGTCACTTTATAGAAGCATGGGCCTGCAAAAGCTTAAATTGATTGTGAACAGCCTGGGAGATAAAGAAAGCCGATCTGCACACAGAGAGGCTCTGGTCAATCACTTCAAGCCGCGGATCGGGGAGTTTTGCCAGGATTGCCAGAATCGCCTTGAAAAAATCCAATGCGCATCCTGGACTGTAAACAGGACCGTGAACATGAACTTATGAAATCTGCTCCATCCATCATTGATTATTTAAATGATGATTCAAAAACCTACTTTGAGAAGGTTCAAAAGTATTTAAAGAACCTGGATATTGACTTTATTGTTGATCCAAATCTTGTTCGCGGCCTGGATTATTACAATCATACGGCCTTTGAAATTATGAGTGATTCCGAAGGTTTCGGAGCAATTACCACTCTTTGCGGCGGCGGACGATACAATGGCCTCACTGAGGAAATTGGCGGTCCTGAAGCGCCGGGAATAGGTTTTGCTTTAAGTATCGAGCGATTCATTGCTGCTCTTGAAGCAGAGAAGGTGGATCTGCCTCTTAGTAAGGACATTGATTGCTACCTTGTATCCCTTGGAGAGGAAGCAAAGGATTACACAGTCGGCCTTCTTCAAAAACTTCGAATGGCAGGATATTCTGCTGAAAGAGATTATCTTGACAGAAAAATTAAAGCCCAGTTTAAAGCGGCAGACCGGTCGAATGCAAAGTTTGTTGCTGTCTTGGGTGAAGATGAACTTAAAGCGAACAAAATTAATGTAAAATCAATGGAATCGGGAGAACAAACAGAGCTTAGTCTTGATTCTTTCATAGAAAAATTTACAGAGCTTTATCAATCATAAATCAGTTTTATATTTGGGAGGAATTAGAATGTTTGGGCGAACGTATTTTTGCGGGGAAGTAACAGAAAAAGCTATAGGAGAAAAAGTAAGCTTAAAAGGCTGGGTACAAAAGCGCCGGGATTTAGGCGGGCTGATCTTTGTGGATCTTCGTGACCGCACTGGCATTGTTCAGGTGGTATTCAATCCGGAGGTTTCTCCTGAAGCTCTTGCAGCAGCTGAGAAGATCCGCAATGAATTTGTTCTAGATATAGAGGGAGAAGTAATTGCGCGTGAAGAAGGCACCATCAATGAGAACCTGAAAACAGGGCGCATTGAGATTAAAGCAGAGAAAGTGACTATCATCAATGAAGCAAAAACACCTCCTTTTGTCATTGATGATAAAGCGGATGTTTCCGAAGATGTCCGCCTAAAATACCGCTATTTGGATTTGAGACGCCCTATTATGTTTGATACCTTTAAGATGCGTCATCAAGTAACAAAAGCGATGAGGGATTATCTGGACAGCGAAGGATTTCTTGATGTTGAAACACCGATCTTAACGAAGAGCACACCGGAAGGAGCCCGTGACTACTTAGTTCCAAGCCGTGTGCATCCGGGTGAATTCTATGCTCTTCCACAATCACCTCAAATCTTTAAGCAGTTATTAATGGTAGGCGGATTTGAACGCTATTACCAAATAGCACGATGCTTCCGTGATGAAGACCTGCGTGCAGATCGCCAGCCTGAATTTACTCAGGTCGACATCGAAATGAGTTTTATGAGCCAGGAAGACATCATCGGCCTAATGGAAAACATGATGAAAAAGATCATGAAAGAAGTGAAAGGCCTGGATGTCCAGCTTCCATTCCCGCGCATGACCTATCAGGAAGCGATGGACCGTTTTGGATCTGATAAGCCGGATACACGCTTTGGGATGGAATTGACGGATTTATCCGAAATAGTAAAAGAGTCAAGCTTCAAAGTATTTGCCGGAGCAGTAGCTTCCGGGGGACAGGTTAAGGCCATTAATGTAAAAAATGGTGCAGGAAAGTATTCACGAAAAGATATTGATGCCCTAACAGAGTTTGCTGCTGTTTATGGTGCAAAAGGGCTTGCATGGTTTAAAGCGGAAGAAGACGGTTTAAAAGGTCCGATTGCCAAGTTTGTGACTGAGGATGAGCAAAAAGCATTCTATGCTGCTCTGTCAGTAGAACCAGGAGACTTGCTCCTCTTTGTGGCTGATAAGAAAAATGTTGTGGCAGATGCACTCGGCGCTCTGCGATTAAAGCTTGGAAAAGAGCTTGATCTGATTGATCAAAGCAAGTTTAACTTCCTTTGGGTTACAGACTGGCCGCTTCTGGAATACGATGAGGAAGAAGGCCGCTATTATGCAGCCCATCATCCTTTTACAATGCCTGCCAGAGAAGATTTAGATCTTCTTGATAAAGATCCTGCTCAAGTCCGTGCACAAGCATATGACCTTGTATTAAACGGCTACGAGCTTGGCGGCGGATCATTGCGTATTTTCGAAAGAGACGTTCAAGAAAAAATGTTCAGTGTGCTTGGCTTCTCAAAAGAGGAAGCTGTTGAACAGTTTGGATTCCTGCTTGAAGCATTTGAATATGGCACTCCTCCGCATGGCGGAATTGCCCTTGGATTAGACAGACTTGTAATGCTGCTTGCTGGCAGAACAAATCTAAGGGATACGATTGCCTTCCCTAAAACAGCCAGTGCGAGCTGTGTGCTAACAGAAGCTCCTGGTGAAGTTAGCCAGTCCCAGCTTAATGATTTGCATTTAGCGCTTAATTTGAAAAAAGTGAGTAATTTCCTATATAATGATTAAATGGTGAAAAAAACACATTTTTCAGAAAAATAAACTGGGAAGTAACTCCTGATTTTAAGGCAGGTTCCATAACTTCAAGGAAGAAGTGGATAAAAATGTTCAAATTAGCTCCATTTCATCAGCTTGAAAAAGAAGAAACCGTGTGATATGATCATATCAATAAATAAATAAAGAGTCCTGATGTGTTCGTTGTAAAACCTGAAATTTTGACCAACATTATTCCTTCGGGAGTCCGGAGTTTTCCCGCAGCGTAAAAGCCTCATGGATGAGGACTTACAAACGCAGGAAACAGGACACCCACCTGCTGAGTGCGGGTTCAAAACGAGGGCATCAATAGCGACGGCACGATTGGGACTCTTTAGTACATACGATTGTAAAAATCCATGCTCGTGAGCATGGATTTTTTGTTTGTCCTGCTCTTTATGTTCGTACTTGAACTGAGCTATTGCTGATATGATGATAAGGATTAAATATGATAGCGCAGTTAACACTATTGGATAGAAAGTTTCGATTTAATTATTGCTTAAAATGTTAATGTCATTAATCCTATAGAACTACTTGCTTTAAAGTTCAAGTATGATATATTCATTATCGGGTATAAGATAATACATGCTTTTTAAATAACATCTAATGGAGTTGATTTATATATGCTTCACCAATTTTCCAGGAATGAATTGGCTATTGGCAAAGAAGGCCTTGAAAAAATGAAAAATAGTACCGTGGCAGTACTGGGCATCGGCGGAGTTGGTTCCTTTGCAGCGGAAGCACTGGCGCGTTCCGGTGTTGGACGGCTTGTTCTGGTTGATAAAGACGATGTTGATATTACAAATGTGAACAGGCAGGTCATCGCTTTATTATCCACTGTCGGGAAACCAAAGGTGGATTTAATGAAAGAAAGAATCAAGGATATCAATCCTGACTGTGAAGTTATTGCTTTAAAAATGTTTTATACAGAAGAAACCTATGAGCAATTCTTTGATTATGGACTCGACTTTGTAGTTGATGCTTCCGATACGATTTCTTATAAAATTCATCTAATGAAAGAATGCCTGAACAGAGGGATTCCAATGATCTCAAGCATGGGTGCTGCAAATAAAATGGATCCGACCAGGTTCCAGATTGCTGATATCTTCAAAACTCATACTGACCCGATTGCTAAGGTTATCCGCACACGCCTGAGAAAAGAAGGAATCAGAAAAGGCGTTCCGGTTGTATTCTCCGATGAAAGCCCGATCGTTATCCGGGAAGATGTCCGCAAAACAGTTGGAAAAGATGATGCTGAAATAAGAAAGGCCAAAATGCCGCCTTCTTCCAACGCATTTGTTCCTTCTGTTGCAGGTTTAATCATGGCTAGCTACGTAACTAGAGAACTACTAAGCGATATTAAAATTGCACGTGTAAATGACTGAAAAGAGACCGGCTTTCTGCAGGCCGGTCTTTGCGCATATTAATGTTTTGGAATCCTCGAATCAATGAACAGCTCTTTTCTCTTCATTGCTTTCATGCTTCAGAAGCTGGTCGGCTTCTTTCAGGATGCTTGCCATTTCCTCATATTGCATAAGCTGATGTTTAAATTCCGCTTCTTTTTCCTTCAACCTTCTAATTAACTGCTGATTTTGAAGTTTTAAGTGCATTTGTTCTTCATGCAGACGTTTATTTTCCTTCATTTGCTCTGAAATAGGCTGTGTTTTCGCAAAGTTCCTTAGGAAGCGTATAACTTGAGCCAGATTTTCAGGGGGAACAGAGTCAGGATTTTCATGGGTTTGACAGGCTGCATTATTGCTTGAGATTTCTTGGGTTCTATAATCTGTCCTTTTTGTTATGACTGTGTTCCAGCGGTATTGGCAGGCTGAAACTGTACGGCCGAGTTCAGTACTTGCCTTCTTAAAAGCTGATGCTTTTGAATCCCCATTTGATGTGTATTCAAGTACTATCTCTTCGAGTAATTGATCCTCTTCCGGTTTCCATAAATCTTTCCGTTCCTTCATTCCTTTAACCACCTCGGAAAATACGATTGTTAGGCTTATCGTCACCCTAATAGATGAAAATATTCCATTCTCAGTTGTTGAAAGGTAAAATAGTGTAAGTCAAATAATAATCCCGACTTTAAAGGCGTCTGCAAAGAACCGGACTTTAAAAGATGGGAGGAGGTTGCCTAAATGGATACTCTTGTAGAAATACAGGACGTTACAAAAGTAATAAAAGGAAGAACGATTATTGATTCTGTCAGCTTTGAGGTGAAAAAGGGGAGGTATTCGGTTTCCTTGGCCCAAACGGTGCGGGGAAGACCACCACTATTCGAATGCTGGTGGGCTTGATCGGCATTACTTCCGGGGACATTAAAATTCTTGGCAGCAGCATCAAAACAGATTTTGAAAAGGCGGTTTCCCATATTGGAGCCATTGTGGAAAATCCTGAGATGTATAAGTTTTTGTCAGGCTATCAAAATCTGGTTCATTATGCACGAATGTCAAAAGGTATAACTAGAGAAAAAATTGATGAAACGGTTGAGCTTGTAGGACTGGCGGATCGGATTCATGATAAAGTCAGAACATACTCGCTAGGCATGAGGCAGAGGCTTGGTCTGGCACAGTGTCTTTTGCATGATCCCAAAATCCTCATTCTGGATGAACCTACGAATGGGCTTGACCCTGCCGGCATCAGGGAGATTCGGGATCACCTGAGGATGCTTGCAAGAGAAAGAGAAATGGCTGTCATTGTTTCCAGCCATTTACTATCTGAAATGGAAATGATGTGTGACAGAATCGGCATTATTCAAAACGGGAAGTTGATTGATGTTCAGCACATCAGTGATTTTGTACAGGGGAAAGAAAAAGTTTACGAAGTAGAAGTGGATGATCCTGGAAAAGCAAACGGAATTTTACAAGGGGCACATCCTGGTTTGCCTGTACAGCTTACAGAAACTAGTGTGATACTTTCGCTTGTCCGGGAAGATATACCTGAAATGATAAAAGTGTTTGTCCAGGAAGATATGAAAATATTTGCCGTTCGTGAAGTGACCAAAACATTGGAAGACCGTTTTCTGGAAGTAACAGAGTACAAAGGGGGTGCAGGTGATGCTCGGACTGATTCAAAATGAATGGATGAAAATTTTTAGGCGGCCGGGCACATACGTCATGATCGGACTTCTTTTAATTATGACGACTGTTGCAGGCGCCTTTATAAAATATCAGGAAAGCGGAGGGACAGTCCCGGATAATTCGGAATGGAAAAAGGGACTGCAGACTCAAAACGAAAGCTATAAAAAACAGCTTGAAGAGATGGGGGAAATGGCTCCCAGAGATATGAAGGAACAGTATCAGAGGGAGATTGCCATAAATGAATACAGAATTAAGAATGATATTTCACCGAATCAGGAATACTCTGTCTGGGGATTTGTATCTGACACCTCACAGCTGATTGAATTTGCCGGCCTGTTTACGATTATTATTGCCGGGGGAATCGTGGCGAGTGAGTTTACATGGGGAACCATCAAACTACTTTTGATTAGGCCTATTAAAAGAGTTAAAATCCTGGGAGCAAAGTATATTACCGTGATTTTATTCGGTCTGCTGGTGCTGGCCGTCCTCTTCGGATATTCAGCACTGCTGGGCGGACTCCTCTTTGGATTTCCTGCAGAAGCATTTCCTTATTTATATTATTACAATGGAACAGTGATAGAACAAAGCATGGGACTTCATCTGATAGCTTATTATGGTCTTAAATCCATTAATATGCTTATGCTTGCAACCATGGCTTTTATGATTTCAGCTGTTTTCAGGAATAGCTCGCTGGCGATAGGACTTTCCCTGTTTCTGATGTTTATGGGAGGACAGGTCACAAGGCTGATTGCAATGAAATATGATTGGGCCAAGTACAGCCTTTTTGCCAATACAGACCTCCTTCAATATTTTGAAGGAATGCCAATGGTTCACGGGATGACGATTGGATTTTCCATCATGATGATATTTATATATTTTCTGCTTTTCCAGGTACTTGCATTTTATGTGTTTAATAAAAGGGATGTTTCTGCTTAAAAGCCCAAATAGCAAAAGGTCTGGCATTACTGCCAGACCTTTTGCTATTTAAGAAGTTTTTCATAGACAGATGCTAATGCCTGTTCGAATTTGCCTGTTTTCTTAGGCTGATAATATACCTTGTTTTTAATTCTGTCAGGCAAGTACTGCTGTTTGACCCAGCCTGTTTCATAATCGTGAGGGTATAAATATCCGATGCCCCTGCCAAGCTCTTTTGCTCCTTTGTAGTGGGCGTCCTTCAAGTGATCAGGGACTTCACCGCTTTTGCCTGCGCGGATATCCGCTATTGCGGAATCCAATGCTGTGTATGCTGAATTGGATTTTGGAGAGAGGCAGAGCTCAATAACCGCATTTGCAAGCGGAATCCTTGCTTCCGGGAATCCAATCCTTTCAGCTGTTTCTATAGCTGCAAGGGTTCTGGCTCCGGCTTGCGGCGATGCCAGTCCAATATCTTCATAGGCAATAACCAAAAGTCTTCTGCTTATGCTTTGCAGGTCGCCTGCTTCAATTAATCTTCCTAAATAGTGCAATGCCGCATTTACATCGCTTCCGCGGATGGACTTTTGAAAACCGGATAAGACATCGTAATGGGCATCTCCATCTTTATCGTGTGTAAAGCTTTTGCGCTGAATGCATTCCTCGGCAACAGACAAATCAATCTTAATGATTCCTTCTTCATCTTCTTTAGTTGAAAGGACGGCCAATTCCAATGCATTTAGCGAGCTTCTGACATCACCATTTGAAGCGGTGGCAAGATGTGTAAGTGCATCATCGGTAACTTCAGTTTGTCTATTGCCAAGGCCTCGTTCCTTATCCAGTAAAGCCCTTGTCAGTGCTTTTTTTATATCATCAGCAGACAGCGGCTTTAGTTCGAAAATTTGGCATCGGCTTCTAATAGCCGGGTTAATTGCATGATATGGATTGCTGGTTGTGGCGCCAATTAAAGTGATGCTGCCATTTTCAAGATAGGGCAGCAGGAAATCTTGTTTGCCTTTATCAAGTCTATGGACTTCATCCAGCAGCAGAATCACCTTTCCGGACATTTTGGCCTCTGCCGCTACCACTTCCATATCTTTTTTATTGTTAGTCACAGCATTTAAAGTACGGAAAGCGTATTTGGTGCTCCCTGCAATGGCACTTGCAATCGAAGTTTTGCCTATACCTGGGGGCCGTACAGAATCATCGATGACAGCTGCTTAGCCTGCACCATGCGGTGGATAATTTTTCCTTCTGAAACAAGGTGCTCCTGGCCAATGATTTCATCAATCGTTCTAGGCCTCATCCGGAATGCAAGAGGTTTAATGTTCAAAGTTATCACTCCAGCCTTTTGCTGGCAGCCTTCAGTCTGCCTATCAATTTTCAGCAAAGTTTTCGCTTTCTATTTAAGATACCATAACATTTCCTGCTGCGAAATCAATTAGGCCACAGCCGGTATTGTACTGAGTCCAATCCCGGCCCGCCCCTTTTCCTCCTAAAATATGCTATAATGTCAAAAGTCTATAATATTACTAAGGATTTAAACTTCATATATATTTGCAGGTCTTGCGGGGAGCGTTGGGGCACATGATACTGAAAAATAAAGGGCAAATCGGTTCCAGGTTTTTGATTTATCTAATAGGGCTGCTTGTCATGAGCCTGGGGATTGTTTTGTTAATTACAGCTGATTTAGGGGCAACCCCTGGGATGTTCTGCATGTAGGACTCTACTACCAGCTGGGCCTGACGATAGGCAGCTGGTCCATTATTGTTGGGATATTCATATTAGCTGCTGCAGCCCTTATTTCAAAGGAACTTCCACAAGTCGGTGCTTTCTTGAATATGGTCCTAATCGGACTGTTTATTGACGCTTATCTGCTTTTGCCATTTATGCAGACCCCTGATGGGCTGGCGGGAAAATTGGCCATGTTTGGTTTTGGCATAGTTGTTTATTGCTATGGAATGGGGCTGTATATTTCGGCTCAGCTCGGAGCTGGGCCAAGGGATAGCCTGATGATTGCATTAACAGCAAAAACCGGCTGGAAAGTCAGAAATGTCAGAGCTTTAATGGAAATTGCTGTACTGACTGTTGGATGGCAGCTTGGGGGCCCTGTATT
This window of the Cytobacillus pseudoceanisediminis genome carries:
- the dtd gene encoding D-aminoacyl-tRNA deacylase, coding for MRVVVQRSKEASVTVDGKTVGSIKKGFVLLVGVTHEDKEEDAAFLADKIANLRVFEDENGKMNFSLLDQEGEILSVSQFTLYGDCRKGRRPNFMEAAIPAHAVNIYDAFNRYLEAKGLKVETGVFGAMMDVQLTNDGPVTLILESK
- a CDS encoding N-acetylmuramoyl-L-alanine amidase, which produces MHRANKGDSFEIISLNDDWYEVRLPNGGTGFVAGWIVKVEGSAPAVTKPGAEQHLENKTIVLDPGHGGRDNGTTGARGTREKDITIRTAQLLADKLRSAGANVILTRSGDTYLPLPSRVGISHYHNADAFISIHYDSTPDRTARGATTYYYHPFQQELAANIHSNVIAMTNLRDRGYRAGDYHVIRENKRNAVLIELGYLSNPAEEALISSAQYQQSATAGIYQGLARYFKN
- a CDS encoding SH3 domain-containing protein — encoded protein: MKKKPLILVICLMLLAGITQAETQVKAENSSVTIPTNNLNVRQGPGLSYPILGQAQKGDQFNALSREGDWIKINFQGENGYVASWLVSDMTTSQRGEKAASSNSQAIITTDGLRVRKGPGTSYGVLGTIQKGTAYKVMSTEGSWVKIQTPYGDGWVANEFVQYSGSQKKNSSSSSQTGKITANSLNVRNRPSLNSDVIGKLNSGETVAVISQNDSWTEISFSGNAGWISSQYIAVQSSQSESKPKQSASGKTGTVTATSLTVRNKGSLNGKPIGSVTKGQTFPILEQADNWAKIEYQTGSYGWVASWFIDITAEKNSGSSQQSVNGSSAIILHNGSNIRKKPAASHLSFTGQIKGTALKLSA
- the aspS gene encoding aspartate--tRNA ligase yields the protein MFGRTYFCGEVTEKAIGEKVSLKGWVQKRRDLGGLIFVDLRDRTGIVQVVFNPEVSPEALAAAEKIRNEFVLDIEGEVIAREEGTINENLKTGRIEIKAEKVTIINEAKTPPFVIDDKADVSEDVRLKYRYLDLRRPIMFDTFKMRHQVTKAMRDYLDSEGFLDVETPILTKSTPEGARDYLVPSRVHPGEFYALPQSPQIFKQLLMVGGFERYYQIARCFRDEDLRADRQPEFTQVDIEMSFMSQEDIIGLMENMMKKIMKEVKGLDVQLPFPRMTYQEAMDRFGSDKPDTRFGMELTDLSEIVKESSFKVFAGAVASGGQVKAINVKNGAGKYSRKDIDALTEFAAVYGAKGLAWFKAEEDGLKGPIAKFVTEDEQKAFYAALSVEPGDLLLFVADKKNVVADALGALRLKLGKELDLIDQSKFNFLWVTDWPLLEYDEEEGRYYAAHHPFTMPAREDLDLLDKDPAQVRAQAYDLVLNGYELGGGSLRIFERDVQEKMFSVLGFSKEEAVEQFGFLLEAFEYGTPPHGGIALGLDRLVMLLAGRTNLRDTIAFPKTASASCVLTEAPGEVSQSQLNDLHLALNLKKVSNFLYND
- a CDS encoding tRNA threonylcarbamoyladenosine dehydratase; the protein is MLHQFSRNELAIGKEGLEKMKNSTVAVLGIGGVGSFAAEALARSGVGRLVLVDKDDVDITNVNRQVIALLSTVGKPKVDLMKERIKDINPDCEVIALKMFYTEETYEQFFDYGLDFVVDASDTISYKIHLMKECLNRGIPMISSMGAANKMDPTRFQIADIFKTHTDPIAKVIRTRLRKEGIRKGVPVVFSDESPIVIREDVRKTVGKDDAEIRKAKMPPSSNAFVPSVAGLIMASYVTRELLSDIKIARVND
- a CDS encoding Myb-like DNA-binding domain-containing protein; protein product: MKERKDLWKPEEDQLLEEIVLEYTSNGDSKASAFKKASTELGRTVSACQYRWNTVITKRTDYRTQEISSNNAACQTHENPDSVPPENLAQVIRFLRNFAKTQPISEQMKENKRLHEEQMHLKLQNQQLIRRLKEKEAEFKHQLMQYEEMASILKEADQLLKHESNEEKRAVH
- a CDS encoding ABC transporter permease; this encodes MLGLIQNEWMKIFRRPGTYVMIGLLLIMTTVAGAFIKYQESGGTVPDNSEWKKGLQTQNESYKKQLEEMGEMAPRDMKEQYQREIAINEYRIKNDISPNQEYSVWGFVSDTSQLIEFAGLFTIIIAGGIVASEFTWGTIKLLLIRPIKRVKILGAKYITVILFGLLVLAVLFGYSALLGGLLFGFPAEAFPYLYYYNGTVIEQSMGLHLIAYYGLKSINMLMLATMAFMISAVFRNSSLAIGLSLFLMFMGGQVTRLIAMKYDWAKYSLFANTDLLQYFEGMPMVHGMTIGFSIMMIFIYFLLFQVLAFYVFNKRDVSA